A genome region from Micromonospora peucetia includes the following:
- the ruvX gene encoding Holliday junction resolvase RuvX, giving the protein MNELSRGVRLGVDVGQVRVGVSRSDPHGVLATPLVTLSRDLGAAPDAVPADMAALKALVAEHEAVEVVVGLPVNLAGKHGPAAVHVKAYADRLAAVIAPVPVALTDERMSTVVASRRLAERGVRGKRQRAVVDQAAAVEILQSWLETQRRRTR; this is encoded by the coding sequence GTGAACGAGTTGTCCCGGGGTGTCCGGCTCGGGGTGGATGTCGGGCAGGTCCGGGTGGGGGTCTCCCGCTCGGACCCGCACGGCGTGTTGGCCACCCCGCTGGTGACCCTCTCCCGCGACCTCGGCGCGGCGCCGGACGCGGTGCCGGCCGACATGGCCGCGCTCAAGGCGCTGGTGGCCGAGCACGAGGCGGTGGAGGTCGTCGTCGGCCTTCCGGTCAATCTCGCCGGCAAGCACGGCCCCGCGGCCGTACACGTGAAGGCGTACGCTGACCGACTGGCCGCGGTAATAGCGCCCGTTCCGGTGGCGCTCACCGACGAGAGGATGTCTACGGTGGTGGCGTCTCGTAGGCTTGCCGAGCGTGGTGTCCGGGGGAAACGGCAACGGGCGGTGGTCGACCAGGCCGCCGCGGTGGAGATTCTGCAGAGCTGGCTGGAAACGCAGCGGAGGCGGACGCGATGA